The DNA sequence TGGTTTGAGCCCCTAGAGCCCGAATTGCAGAACAACTCTACTTGGCAACAATTAATGCTGGGGATCTCGCAATTATTTCCTGCATCTCCAAGATGGTATGTTGAGGCCCATCCTTTTCGGATCGATACCAGTGATGGTATCGGTCGCCCCACGCCTGAGGGAGCACATCGCGACGGTGTCGACTACGTTGTGGTGATTTTGGTGGATCGAGTGGGTGTCAAAGGCGGGGAGACCCGTATTTTTGAAGCACAAGGCTCGATTGGTTTGCGGTTTACCTTGCAGGATTCTTGGACAGCCTTAGTTTTAAATGATGCGAAGATGATTCATGAGACCACACCAATTCAACCCATCGGAGCCCATGGCTATCGAGACACCTTGGTGATTACCTTTCGGCGCAATGGTTTTCAAGAGCCTCCAAATCGGCAAGATCAGTAATTAAATCGTCATGAGCATTCTGAAAGGGAATACACCATGGATGTTGGTAGCCCAAGTCGGTGCTCTATTGGGCTTTGCTGCATATGCTGTGACCCTAACCACTTTGCAAGGCGAGTGGGGCCTCTCTAATTTTGAATCCGGCCTAATTGCCAGTGCATTCTTCGTAGGTTATATCGCGGTGGTGCCATTTGCCACGGCGCTAACCGATCAGATGGATGCGCGGCGTATCTATATGACTGGAAGTTTGTTGGCGATTGCGGGTCAATTGGGAATGGGCTTTATCGCCAGTGGCTTTATCAGCGCTTGCGCTTGTATGATGGTGAGCGGCGCTGGGTTAGCAGCTACCTATATGCCAGGTCTCAAAATCCTTTCCGATCGAGCTATTCAAGGGGAAATCACCCGCCATATTGCGTTTTATACGGCGTTCTTTGGGGTTGGGACGGGCCTCTCCTACGTCATCTCAGGGTGGATCCTCGATCTGGGTGATTGGCATCATGTTTACCGTTGGGTCGCTTTGGGTCCAGCATGCTCGCTCCTGATCGTGTTGGTGCTGATTCAGCCAACACGTCATTCTCACTGGCAAGACAATATAAGGATTGATTGGCGTAATATTTTTCCGATCCGGAAGTGGCAACAAGTTTTGCAAAATCGCAATGCCTCAGGATACATCCTCGGATATACCGTTCATTCACTTGAGCTCTTTGCCTCGCGCAGTTGGTTAGTTGCCTTTTTTATCCTTAGCACCCAGCTTTCGGGCGAGCAATTTATTCTGGCGGCTACGACACTTGCTGGAGTCATTAATTTCTTTGGGGTACCTGCCTCGATTTTGGGTAACGAGCTTGCCTTAAAGGTGGGTCGCCAACAATGGGTGTGTATTGTGATGATCACCAGCGCTGTTTTTGGAGTGGCGCTCGCTTACTCCATGGGCCATGCCAGTTGGATTATTTTGGCACTGGCAATTGGTCATGCCATTTTTATCATGGCAGATTCTGCTACGTTGACCGCGGGGCTAGTAACAAGCGCTGATGAGAAGCTCAAGGGAGCAGCAATGGGCTTACATTCGCTGATGGGTTTTGGGGGTGGATTATTGGGCCCAGCCATTTTTGGTTTTGTGCTTGATCTCACCGGATCCCAATCCGATCGAGTTTCTTGGATTTGGGCCTATGCTTCGATCGTAGTTTGGGGGGTCTTATTTGTGATCTATGAACGTCGCAAGGGCTGGGTCCGCTAAGTTATCAAAAATGCATTTCTGGCTTTTTGAAGTCCACTAGCGAGGTCATGGCAGAAATACTCCGAACTCATCTTGTCGTAAAGACCAGAGCGCAGGGCAATATCATGGGTTTGATGATTTAAGCCGCAGATATAAACTACTACGCCCTGAGTTTGGCAATGGTGCATGAACTCCATCAAACTATCCATCCCAGTCGCATCCATATAAATTACATTCTTAAAATCCAATACCACCGCACATTGCGGCAGCCGTTGCTCGATTTTTTCAAGCAGCTGAATAGCTCCAAAAAAGAGTGCGCCATAAATGCGATACGCTGCCACTTTATCCTCTTGACCCTCAAGAAATGGAAAGTCAGTGATCGGCGCATTTTCAATTCGTGAGAGACTTGAAATTCGATATACAAAAGTGATGAACGCCAAGATTAATCCCACTTGCACAGCAACCGTTAAATCCACCGTGACTGTGAGTAAAAACACGCTGATCATGGTGATGCGGTAGGGCAGACGAAATTGTTGGACATCGATGAACTTTTTCCAATCCCCCATGTTCCAAGCAATAAAGATGAGGATAGCGGCTAAGCATGCCAAGGGAATATTTTTTGCCAATGGTGATGCTAATACGATGATGAGCAGTAGAGTGGCTGAATGAACAATCGCTGAGATTGGTGTTCTAGCGCCAGATTCAATATTAGTGACCGTGCGGGCAATCGTACCGGTAACTGGCATACCCCCAAAGAAAGGCATGAAAAAGTTAGCAATCCCCTGGCCCATGAGCTCTTGATTGGGGCGATGGCGCTCATGCGTCAAGCCATCGGCAATACGAGCGCAGAGCAGGGATTCAATGGCGCCTAATAGTGCTAGGGTCATCGCTGGGGCAATCACCAATTGAGCGCTCTCCCAAGTAATTCCTTGCCATTGAGGACTTGGAAGACCGGATGGAATTCCACCAAAGCGCGTTCCAATCGTCTCCACTGGTAATGAAAAAATGGTGGTTACCAGAGTTGCGAGTACCAGAACCCAAATGGTCCCTGGAATGATCCCCGGTTTTCCGAGGCGCTTATGAAAGAGTCGCCATAGAATCAGAAAGAGCAGACTTGAGAGTGATAGAGCGAAGGTCGTTGGGTTCCAGGTAGCGGCCTGATGAATGAGCGTTTGTACCATGCTAACGAATTGCGATGGTAATTGTGGAATTTGCAAACCAAAGAAGTCTTTAATTTGCGAAAGAATGATGAGAACCGCAATACCATTCGTAAAGCCAACAATCACGGCAATCGGAATAAAGCGAACTAGAGTTCCTAGGCGAAACAGTCCCATCAGAAATAAAAAAACACCTGATAGGGTGGTGGCGAGTAAGAGATTGGCAACCCCATAGCGATCAACAATGGCATAAATGATCACGATAAAGGCACCAGCAGGCCCTGCAATTTGAACTTTAGTGCCGCCAAATAGCGCGACAATCAATCCCCCAATAATGGCGGCAAAGATTCCAGCCTCGGGTTTTAAGCCACTAGCAATTGCAAACGCCATTGCCAGTGGTAGAGCAATCACCCCTACCGTGATACCGGCGAGTACATCTTGTGAGAACTGTTGACGCGAATACTCGCTAAATGAATCAAGGATGGCTGGTCGAAAGAAAGCCATTGTAGGTTTTTAGGTTTTAAACCAATTCCCCAACCACTGAGTAATCCCATAGGCCAACACTGAGCATGTTGCTGTCAGAATACTGCCCCAGGCGATATCAATCAGAGCAAGCTTACTTGGAAAATCACGAATCACAGCTAGATTGGTGAGGTTATAGGTCATGTAGCAAAAGAGTCCAAAAAGCGCACCATAAATGAGTGCATCAAGCCATACCTGCTTTTGTAGGGCGGGATAAATCACAAAAATTAGGGCTCCAAGTCCGTACAACAGATAAAAGCCTAAAGCGGCCATCAGATTGGGATTGGGGGACATGAGGGTACCCATTTCACTGCGATACAGGCCTTTGGCAATTCCTAATAACCAAATTAAATCAATCACTAAGAGGCAAAGCAGGAAGGCAAAATAGGGGATGAAATACTTGAGCATTTTGGTCAGAACCAGTCGCACAGACCGTTAATCGGACTTAACATAGTAATGTCAGTATAAATCCTTCAACTATTTCACAGGAGGTATCTATGTTTCGTAATTTAATCGTACCTGTTGATGGTAGCGATATGAGTATGAAATCGCTCAAGAAAGTGGCCGAATTAGCAAAGGTGGACGGCGCAAAAATTACTTTAGTTTATGTATCCGACCCATTGCCTCCGATTGCGTATGCCGATAGCACCATGGGAGTAGCTTTTACCGACACCGAACACAAAAAGACCTGTGAGGCCTTTGCAAAGAAAATTCTGGCGAAATGTAGTGAAAAATTGGGCAAGGGCTTAATGGTTGATGCCCGCCATATTTTTCATGTCAACCTATACGAAGGAATCATCGAGGCTGCTAAGAAAGCCAAGGGAGATGTGATTGTGATGGCATCCCATAAAAATACCGGCCTCAAAGGGATTATGCTCGGCAGTGAAACCCACGCAGTAATCGTACACACCAAATTGCCAGTATTGGTTTTGGGCTAGTTTCTATTTTCTATTTCTTTTTCTGTTGGCCCGCCTCGGCGCGAGCTGCAGCGATGTTTTCATCCATGCCCCGTGCAAACTCACTATCCGCAGGTACTAAGCCTTTTGCCTTGGACCAATATTCTTCAGCTTTTTTATAGTCCCCTATTTCAAAATAAGCAGTGCCTCCCAGGGCAAGGGCTTTGAGATTATTGGGGTCGATCTGTAGGGCTTTTTGCACCAGGCGCATCGGTTCACCTTTAATACTCTTATTCTCAAACGCTAAGAGATCGGCATAGTCCACCAAGAGTTGGGCATTATTGGGGTTGAGTTCCAATGCTTTCTTATAAGCCGCCCGAGCTTCTGCCATCCGGTTTAATGCAGCATATGAGCGCCCCAGCATTTGCCAGCCCTCAGCATTATTAGGCTCCTTTTCGAGCCGTTGAGCTAAACGCTCAACCATGCCCTCAATATCTTGTTGCGTCAGCTGCGGTTGGCCTTGATTAGCCTCTGGCAAGTAAAGGGCTAATGGGGACCCGACCAAGAGATATAAAACAATCGCCCCAATGGGTAATGTGGTGGCAATGAAAATGGTCGACCATTTTTTCTTGCGCTGGTGTAACTCCCCATCCAAAACAAGTTGATCGGCAGCGATCGCTCGCTCCTCTTGGAGTAAGCGTTTTTCAATGTCAAGGCGCGATTCGGCTAATTGCTCTTGAGAGATACGACCTTCTTGGTGGTCAAGCTCAAATTGACGTAATTGATTTTGAAGAATAGCAATATTTTCGTCTTGCTCGAAACTAATTTTTTCAAGATTAAGCTTGCTTTTGCGAAACGGAATAATGATCAATAAAACCGCAACCACGGTCATCAATACAGCAATCAGGATGAAAAGAGTCATTACTGGTTTCCTAGTTTGCGGTCTAGCAGTTGTCTAGCGCGTTCAATCTCTTGAGCTGAAAATGTTTCTTGAGACAGCTCTTGTTTGCGTTGTTTAATTTGGCGAACCAATAAAACAATACCAAGCAACATCAGTAAAAATGGACCAACCCAAAGCATTACAGTTGCTGCATTAAAGGGAGGCTTATAGAGCACAAAGTCTCCATAACGCTCAGTCATGTATCTCAAGATTTCTTGTTTAGAGCGTCCCTCACTTAGCTGTTGGCGAACTTGGTTTTTGAGATCCACCGCGAGATCAGCATTAGAATCCGCAATCGTTTGATTCTGACAAACCAGGCAGCGCAGTTCATTCGAGACCTCGAGAACTTTCTTCTCAAGCGCTGGGTTATCCGAAACCGAGGGGGCTGTATTGCTTTGCGCTAAGCCCATGCTGTGAATAGCAGAGCTGAGTAAGAGTCCAGCCACCAAATGAATAGAGAAGTTCTTCATGATTGGAGGCTGGCAATCAAGGGGATAATTTTTTTCTCAATCGTATCCTTGGTGAGTGGCCCAATGTGTTTGAGGCGAATGACGCCAGAGCGATCAATCACAAAGGTTTCAGGAACCCCATAGACCCCATAATCAATTCCAACCTGTCCCTTCATATCGGATACCGAGAGTTGATAGGGGTCGCCGAATTGCTTGAGCCAAGCCTTGGCAGCTTCAGGCTTGTCTTTGTAATCAAGCCCAATCAGAGGTGTACTCTGAGTTTTAGCAAAGTCAACCAATAAAGGATGTTCATCACGACATGCCGCACACCACGAGGCCCAGACATTGAGAATCCATACCTGTCCCTTCATTTGGTCGGGAGAAAAACTCGCCTCCTCTTTACCGAGCACTGGTAGATTAAACATCGGGGCAGGTTTACCAATAAATGGCGATGGCACCTCACGCGGCTTCAGTTGTAAGCCGATTCCTAAAAAAATCAGCAGCACCAGAAAGATGACGAAGGGAATCAGGTAACGTCGCATCTTATGCTTCTTTCTTGCGATAGCGACGATCAGTAATCGCCAAGAAACCACCGAGAGCCATGAGGAAGCATCCGCCCCAGATCCAATCAACAAATGGTTTGTGATAAATACGCACACTCCATTCGTTTTCATTAATTGGTTCTCCGAGTGATACATAGAGGTCGCGTGTCAGGCCAGAATCGATTGCTGCCTCGGTCATCGGCATTTGGCTTGCGGTGTAAATCCGTTTCTCGGGGAACAGGCTGGTTACTGGTTTGCCATTCTTGCTTACATCAAATTCACCCTGAATAGCCGCATAGTTAGGGCCATTGATGGTTTTTAAGCCAACCATTTTAAAGTCATAGCCACCTGACTGCGATACGCTGCCAATTTGCATTCGAACATCCTGCTCGGTTTCAAAGCCGCGCACTGCGGTAACACCAATGATAAATACCGCCACCCCAAAATGTGCCAGTAGCATGCCGTAGTAACCAGCCGGTTGAATACGTAGGTTTTGCCACCAGGTCTTACTTGGGTTAATCCTGGCGCGATCAATTAATTGTGTGATACCAGAGCTAATAATCCAGGCAGCAATCAAAAGTCCAAAGCCGATCATTGGCGTCCAGGTATGCAACACGAGGGGGGCAATGATCGCAGAGATGGCGCTTGCTGCAAGTGCCCACTTCAATTTAGTAGCAAGTTCGATTGGAGGCGATTGGCGCCAGCGCGCAATTGGACCAACCCCCATTAAAAATAATGCAGGCGTCATGAGTGGCACAAATACTGCCTCAAAGTAGGGCTCGCCCACTGAGATTTTGCCAAGGTTTAAGGCGTCCAAGATCAGGGGATAGAGCGTGCCTAGCAATACTGCGGCGGCGGCAACCAATAAGAGAACATTGTTAACGAGTAGCATGCCTTCGCGTGAGACGGTCTCAAAGTTACCCCCAATATTGGCCTTCGGGGCTCGCCATGCAAATAGCAATAAGGAGCCACCAACGATCAGACCTAAAAAGCCCAGAATAAATACGCCACGCTCAGGATCGGTGGCAAAGGCGTGGACCGAAGTGATCACGCCCGAGCGAACTAGGAAGGTTCCTAATAGTGATAGTGAGAAAGCCAAAATTGCCAATAGGGCGGTCCACATTTTGAAGCCACCGCGTTTTTCAGTAACAGCAAGCGAGTGCATTAATGCAGTACCGACTAGCCAAGGCATAAAGGACGCATTTTCAACTGGGTCCCAGAACCACCATCCACCCCAACCGAGTTCGTAATATGCCCAAGCGCTACCAAGCGCAATACCAATGGTTAAGAAGCACCAGGCGGTAGTAACCCAAGGGCGCGACCAACGCGCCCAGGCGGCATCGAGTCGACCAGATAAAAGAGCGGCAATTGCGAATGCGAAAGCGACTGCTGAACCCACATAGCCCATGTATAAAAACGGCGGATGAATAATCATCCCAGGGTCTTGCAGCAGAGGATTGAGATCGCGCCCTTCAGGAGCGGGAGGAAAAAGCCGATCAAAGGGATTCGAGGTCAAGATAGTAAATAACAAAACACCCACACTCAAAATACCCAACACAGCCAAAATGCGCGCAATCATTTTGTCTGGAAGGTGTTTTGAGAAAACAGCTACAGCCAAGGTCCAGGCTGCTAACATTAATGCCCATAACAAGATAGAGCCTTCATGGCCACCCCAGACGGCACAGATTCGATAAATCAGGGGCAAATTAGAATTAGAGTTTTGTGCCACATACAACACACTGAAATCATTTTGAATGAAGTTCACTGTGAGGCAAACGAAGGCAATGGCGACCCAAATAAAGAGGGCCCAAGAGGCAGGTCTAGCAATGGCCATGAGATGAGGGCGATTACTCTGCGCGCCCACCATTGGAAATACGGACAAGATCAGCGCAGTCACCAGCGCCAAGATCATTGCGTATTGGCCGATTTCTGCAATCATTTTTTACCCCCATACTCTTTCAGAGTGGGCGCTGCTTGAGGATCTTTTGATTTGGCTTTTTCAAGAGCCTCGGCGGCTTCGGGCGGCATATAGTTCTCATCATGCTTAGCAAGCACTTGTTTTGCCTGAAAGATTCCGTTTTGATTGAGCTGACCTTGAGCAACTACGCCCTTACCTTCCTTGAATAAATCTGGCAAAAGACCTTCGTATTGGACGGGGACGTCGTGTGCGGTATCGGTCACGACAAAGTTCACCTTCAGGCCGCCTGGGTCGCGAACAACGCTACCCTCTTTAACCAGGCCGCCAATCCGAAATAGTTTGTTCTTCGGCGCCTCATTGGCATAAACCTGGGATGGGCTAAAAAAGAACACTAAATTACTTTGGAAGGTCTGCAATACCAAATAGGCTGCAACACCTAATGAGGCCAGACCACCAGCGATCGCAAGACCGCGCTTTGTACGGGGTTTCATAACCCCCTATTTTGCCTAATTTCTTTTGGGCTCGCGAATTTCAGAAATTAGGGTTTTTCGAAGGGCCTTATTCCGACTTCGTAGCAGGGCTATCTCAATCACCAGCGCCAAAATTGTGACCAGGTAAGACCCCCAAACAAAGAGGGCATAGCCACCCATGTGAAGAAAGTCGGAGAAGCTTGACCAATAAAGCATTACAGAACCTCCTTGACCCAGTCGGCATGGCGCTCCCGGTCTAGAATGAGATTACGACACCGATACAGGGCAACTGCAATTGAATACATCCAAAAAGCAAAAACCATGATGAGCATCCCAGTTAACATCTGTGTGGCCATCGTAGGGGCTTTAGTCAAACTGACAGACGCCCCCTGATGGAGAGTATTCCACCATTTAACCGAGAAATAAATGATGGGGACGTTGATTACCCCCACAATAGCTAATAATGCTGCGCTACGATCGGCCTTGCGAACATCTTCAATCGAGGCATGTAATGATAAGAAGCCAAAATATAGAAAAAGCAATACGAGCTCTGAGGTGAGGCGAGCGTCCCAGACCCACCAGGTACCCCAGGTTGGCTTGCCCCAAACGGCACCGGTCCACAAGGCAATAAAGGTCATGATAGCTCCTGTGGGGGCTAGGGATAGGGCTAGCATACTAGCTAAGCGCGCATTAAAAATGAGACCAATCGCTGCCCAAAATGCCATGACCAGATAAATTAACATCGACATCCAAGCTGCAGGAACATGGATAAAAATAATGCGATACGAGTCACCCTGTTGATGATCGGTGGGAGCAATACCTAAGCCGATTACTAAACCAATGATGGTCAGGATCACACCGCTCACCACAAACCAAGGGATTAGCGATCCAGCAAGCCCATAAAAACGTTGGGGGGCTGCAAACTTAAACCAATTTAGATTGAGTAAAGACAAAGTTAAAACCTAACAGATGAATAAACTGAAAGGTATTGTAAGTCGATTGCGGGTGATCGTCTTTTATTCCAGGGCAATCCGAATGCTAGCTGCGCTGGCAAAGGGGGCTAAAAATAATGCGAGTGCGAGCATGGCGCCAAGTAAAGAAAAATGGGCCGCCACTCCAAGGCCGCTCTGGTAGGACTCCACCGCCCCGGCTCCAAAGATAAGAACGGGACTGACCAAGGGCAAAATGATCAGGGCCAGCAGGGTCCCACTGCCACGACTGGCTAAGGTTAAACCGGCGCCTATAGAGCCGATTAGGCTCAGTAGAGGTGTTCCCAGTAGAAGGGATAGAAATAAAACACCGACCGTATCGATTGGTAAATTAAATTGCAAAGCAAGGATCGGAGAAATTAAAGTTAGCAATAGGCCGCTACTTATCCAATGTGCAATCGTTTTGGCTAGCACTACGAGAGGCAGTGGAAGGGCGGTTAAGGCAATTTGGTCCAAAGACCCATCGATAAAATCCTCTGAAAAAATTTTGTGAAGCGATAACATGGCCGCCAGTAGGGCGGCAATCCAAAGGATTCCCGGCGCAATTTGCATCAAGAGGTTTTGCTCTGGCCCAATACCCAGCGGAAAAAGACTCGCCACTACAGCAAAGAAGATGAGGGCAGCAAGACTATCACTTTTGCGGCGAAGCGCGAGACGTAGGTCGCGCGTAATCACACCTAGAAAGATTGTAAATCCGGAAGCACTTTGGCTCATAGTTCCAATCGAATTACACAAGGTTCGCTATCGATCTGTAGCTCTTGATGGCTACTGAGTGCCACGATTCCTCCATGATTGACATGGTTGATTAATAAGCTTTGTAGCGCAAGGTTTGCTTCTCGATCCAGGGCATTAAATGGTTCATCCAAAACCCAAATGGATTTTGGATGTGGCAAGTGTAGGCGACTAAGTGCGATACGTTGTTTTTGACCTTGCGATAGGGTGCGAATAAAACGATGGGCTTGGCGATCTAAACCCGCTGCGCGCAGAGCGAACATAGCCTCATCATCAGAGACCGATTGACCGCCTAGTAATGCCAATGACATTAGATTCTCGATTGCGCTGAAGTCTGGCTTCAAGGCGGGGATGTGCCCAAGATAAATCAGCTCAGTATGAAATTGATCTCGGTCCTCAGTGATTGGATCCGATCCCCAAAAAACTTGACCAGCATGGGGTAATAGTAGGCCACAAAGAATACGTAGGAGACTGGATTTACCTGAACCATTATCTCCAGAGATGCGCAGAATAGACCCTGGTTTGATTTCAAGATGGAGATCTTCAAATAAGGTACGACCTCCACGCACGCATGAAATGGACTCAAGCCGTAACGATTTAGACATGCGTACTCATTCTTTAGGGATGCTGCCTAACATTAACAGCTGCTTGGTGAACGAGCCACTATCGCTTGGGCGCATCGTCCACAAATCCAGCTGAATTTTTGGGTTATAGAGATCCACATAGATGCCATTCTTTCGTAATTCATAATGCAAATGGGGGCCGGTGGAACGACCAGTCGAGCCAACGTAGCCGATCTCCATGCCGCGCCGAATATTATTGCCGACGACTAATTCATTATTGTAATTACTCAAGTGGGCGTAATAGGTTCGATAGTTGCCTGGATGGTCAATGATGATGAGTTTGCCGTACGCTCCGCTGTAACCAAGAAAAGCCACTTTCCCATTCGCTACGCTAAATACTGGCGTACCAGTTGGCGCTGCATAGTCAATACCCATATGAGTTCGATAGCGTCGGTCTTTGCCTTGGGCTTGTGGATTATTGGGATTGGTTCGGGAGCGAATTGGAACCTGTCCAACGCCCCGCGAGATCCGTCGATAGCTTAGAGGATTAGTCCAAAAGCTACGTTCAATGGAGTCACCGCTGGCGGTAAAGAATGATCCCGGAATATCATCACGATCCAACCAAAACGCATCGGCTAGCACTTGATTGGTTGCGGGATTCAAAATCTCGACTGCCCAAATTTGTGCCCAGCGATCCCGGGTACCAAAATCAACGATGACGCGCACTTGCTTTGGGCTGTTTCCAAGTGAGGCAGAGTCATCTGGATAAAGTTGCTTCACGATCGAGTTGAGTTCCCAGGCAAGCTCAACTGGTAACTTATCCCCTAAACGTTGGGGTTCATAGAGAACCTCTTGCAAGGGAATAAATAGCTCTGTCCAAAACTGCATTTGACCAACAAGGTTTTCTTCTTGAACGAGGTATCCCCCAAACCCCGAGGCAGTAAAAGTCAAAATCTGAGATTTCTCATTCCTACTTGGCCCATTCATGATGCTAAGTGACTCAAGGCGTCCGCGTTTTCCGAAAGCAACCACATAAGGGATGCATGGACCATTTACGGAGTCGAAGAACCGACCCGTTTGATTCTTGAAGTACTCTAAAAACTCAGGATCGTTGATTCCAATTCGGCTGGGAAGA is a window from the Polynucleobacter sp. HIN11 genome containing:
- a CDS encoding cytochrome c-type biogenesis protein yields the protein MKNFSIHLVAGLLLSSAIHSMGLAQSNTAPSVSDNPALEKKVLEVSNELRCLVCQNQTIADSNADLAVDLKNQVRQQLSEGRSKQEILRYMTERYGDFVLYKPPFNAATVMLWVGPFLLMLLGIVLLVRQIKQRKQELSQETFSAQEIERARQLLDRKLGNQ
- a CDS encoding DUF2177 family protein, giving the protein MLKYFIPYFAFLLCLLVIDLIWLLGIAKGLYRSEMGTLMSPNPNLMAALGFYLLYGLGALIFVIYPALQKQVWLDALIYGALFGLFCYMTYNLTNLAVIRDFPSKLALIDIAWGSILTATCSVLAYGITQWLGNWFKT
- a CDS encoding 2OG-Fe dioxygenase family protein, producing MLAPPFTPFDQLQLSLQERGYAVISPDSLSQLVRVPLKDLGALKTHWNDLPRDPYLKDGGRYRFRRHASYLLHQGTLELAPHRAHWQSVDYNALHGGIERWFEPLEPELQNNSTWQQLMLGISQLFPASPRWYVEAHPFRIDTSDGIGRPTPEGAHRDGVDYVVVILVDRVGVKGGETRIFEAQGSIGLRFTLQDSWTALVLNDAKMIHETTPIQPIGAHGYRDTLVITFRRNGFQEPPNRQDQ
- a CDS encoding MFS transporter translates to MSILKGNTPWMLVAQVGALLGFAAYAVTLTTLQGEWGLSNFESGLIASAFFVGYIAVVPFATALTDQMDARRIYMTGSLLAIAGQLGMGFIASGFISACACMMVSGAGLAATYMPGLKILSDRAIQGEITRHIAFYTAFFGVGTGLSYVISGWILDLGDWHHVYRWVALGPACSLLIVLVLIQPTRHSHWQDNIRIDWRNIFPIRKWQQVLQNRNASGYILGYTVHSLELFASRSWLVAFFILSTQLSGEQFILAATTLAGVINFFGVPASILGNELALKVGRQQWVCIVMITSAVFGVALAYSMGHASWIILALAIGHAIFIMADSATLTAGLVTSADEKLKGAAMGLHSLMGFGGGLLGPAIFGFVLDLTGSQSDRVSWIWAYASIVVWGVLFVIYERRKGWVR
- the ccmD gene encoding heme exporter protein CcmD, with protein sequence MLYWSSFSDFLHMGGYALFVWGSYLVTILALVIEIALLRSRNKALRKTLISEIREPKRN
- a CDS encoding SulP family inorganic anion transporter; amino-acid sequence: MAFFRPAILDSFSEYSRQQFSQDVLAGITVGVIALPLAMAFAIASGLKPEAGIFAAIIGGLIVALFGGTKVQIAGPAGAFIVIIYAIVDRYGVANLLLATTLSGVFLFLMGLFRLGTLVRFIPIAVIVGFTNGIAVLIILSQIKDFFGLQIPQLPSQFVSMVQTLIHQAATWNPTTFALSLSSLLFLILWRLFHKRLGKPGIIPGTIWVLVLATLVTTIFSLPVETIGTRFGGIPSGLPSPQWQGITWESAQLVIAPAMTLALLGAIESLLCARIADGLTHERHRPNQELMGQGIANFFMPFFGGMPVTGTIARTVTNIESGARTPISAIVHSATLLLIIVLASPLAKNIPLACLAAILIFIAWNMGDWKKFIDVQQFRLPYRITMISVFLLTVTVDLTVAVQVGLILAFITFVYRISSLSRIENAPITDFPFLEGQEDKVAAYRIYGALFFGAIQLLEKIEQRLPQCAVVLDFKNVIYMDATGMDSLMEFMHHCQTQGVVVYICGLNHQTHDIALRSGLYDKMSSEYFCHDLASGLQKARNAFLIT
- the ccmI gene encoding c-type cytochrome biogenesis protein CcmI encodes the protein MTLFILIAVLMTVVAVLLIIIPFRKSKLNLEKISFEQDENIAILQNQLRQFELDHQEGRISQEQLAESRLDIEKRLLQEERAIAADQLVLDGELHQRKKKWSTIFIATTLPIGAIVLYLLVGSPLALYLPEANQGQPQLTQQDIEGMVERLAQRLEKEPNNAEGWQMLGRSYAALNRMAEARAAYKKALELNPNNAQLLVDYADLLAFENKSIKGEPMRLVQKALQIDPNNLKALALGGTAYFEIGDYKKAEEYWSKAKGLVPADSEFARGMDENIAAARAEAGQQKKK
- a CDS encoding universal stress protein: MFRNLIVPVDGSDMSMKSLKKVAELAKVDGAKITLVYVSDPLPPIAYADSTMGVAFTDTEHKKTCEAFAKKILAKCSEKLGKGLMVDARHIFHVNLYEGIIEAAKKAKGDVIVMASHKNTGLKGIMLGSETHAVIVHTKLPVLVLG
- a CDS encoding heme lyase CcmF/NrfE family subunit, whose protein sequence is MIAEIGQYAMILALVTALILSVFPMVGAQSNRPHLMAIARPASWALFIWVAIAFVCLTVNFIQNDFSVLYVAQNSNSNLPLIYRICAVWGGHEGSILLWALMLAAWTLAVAVFSKHLPDKMIARILAVLGILSVGVLLFTILTSNPFDRLFPPAPEGRDLNPLLQDPGMIIHPPFLYMGYVGSAVAFAFAIAALLSGRLDAAWARWSRPWVTTAWCFLTIGIALGSAWAYYELGWGGWWFWDPVENASFMPWLVGTALMHSLAVTEKRGGFKMWTALLAILAFSLSLLGTFLVRSGVITSVHAFATDPERGVFILGFLGLIVGGSLLLFAWRAPKANIGGNFETVSREGMLLVNNVLLLVAAAAVLLGTLYPLILDALNLGKISVGEPYFEAVFVPLMTPALFLMGVGPIARWRQSPPIELATKLKWALAASAISAIIAPLVLHTWTPMIGFGLLIAAWIISSGITQLIDRARINPSKTWWQNLRIQPAGYYGMLLAHFGVAVFIIGVTAVRGFETEQDVRMQIGSVSQSGGYDFKMVGLKTINGPNYAAIQGEFDVSKNGKPVTSLFPEKRIYTASQMPMTEAAIDSGLTRDLYVSLGEPINENEWSVRIYHKPFVDWIWGGCFLMALGGFLAITDRRYRKKEA
- the ccmE gene encoding cytochrome c maturation protein CcmE, which encodes MKPRTKRGLAIAGGLASLGVAAYLVLQTFQSNLVFFFSPSQVYANEAPKNKLFRIGGLVKEGSVVRDPGGLKVNFVVTDTAHDVPVQYEGLLPDLFKEGKGVVAQGQLNQNGIFQAKQVLAKHDENYMPPEAAEALEKAKSKDPQAAPTLKEYGGKK
- the ccmC gene encoding heme ABC transporter permease CcmC; its protein translation is MSLLNLNWFKFAAPQRFYGLAGSLIPWFVVSGVILTIIGLVIGLGIAPTDHQQGDSYRIIFIHVPAAWMSMLIYLVMAFWAAIGLIFNARLASMLALSLAPTGAIMTFIALWTGAVWGKPTWGTWWVWDARLTSELVLLFLYFGFLSLHASIEDVRKADRSAALLAIVGVINVPIIYFSVKWWNTLHQGASVSLTKAPTMATQMLTGMLIMVFAFWMYSIAVALYRCRNLILDRERHADWVKEVL
- a CDS encoding DsbE family thiol:disulfide interchange protein, with product MRRYLIPFVIFLVLLIFLGIGLQLKPREVPSPFIGKPAPMFNLPVLGKEEASFSPDQMKGQVWILNVWASWCAACRDEHPLLVDFAKTQSTPLIGLDYKDKPEAAKAWLKQFGDPYQLSVSDMKGQVGIDYGVYGVPETFVIDRSGVIRLKHIGPLTKDTIEKKIIPLIASLQS